In Nostoc sphaeroides, the genomic window CGACTACACCAGGTACATCGCGTTGTTGGGCTAAGGTCTGATAAACGCGATCATACGCATCGTCTACAGTATCATCTAAGTGCTTTAAACGGCGTCCACCACCTTCATCTAAATCTCCCAAAGCCTTCAAGCTAGTTGCTAGCATCGACTGCGCGTGAAGGGACATAGCTTCAATGTCGGGCATTGACGGATGAGGCGCGTAAGGAAAAATTTTAATCGCAATCTCAGCTAAATCCTCAGCATAATCGCCAATGCGCTCTAAGTCGCGCACCAGCTGCATAAAGGCACTCAAGCAGCGCAAATCTTGAGCCGTAGGCGCTTGTAGCGTCATAATCGCCGTACAGTCTGATTCAATTTGACGATAAAAGCGATCGATCTTTTTATCTAATCGCGGAAGTTCCTCAGCTGCTGTTAAGTTACGAGCAAATAACGCTTGGTGGCTGAGGCGAAATGATTGTTCTACCAAAGCACCCATGCGTAATACATCCCGTTCTAAGCGCCTAATGGCGCGTGCTAGTTCGGGTATTTGAGGATTAGAACTGTAATGGACAGCTTTCACACTTGTTATCTTAAAGGTGAAGATTACTATTAACTATAGTCTTGGCTTAAAAAGTTTGCCATAACTTCACGAAATTGAAGTTGCATCCACGCACCACCAGTTTCTGGATGGTTCATCGCTTTGATTGAACCACCGTGGGCGAGAATAATTTGCTCAACGATCGCTAATCCTAATCCATTGCCAACGATCGCCCCTATAGACTTACCATCTTGTAAGGAATGGGTTCGCGCTTTATCTCCTCGATAAAATCGCTCAAAAACATGGGGTAAATCTACCTCAGAAAATCCGACTCCAGAATCAATAAGATTTATTTCGATAATTGGGGAAGCAACATCATTATCCTTTGTTGATAAGATTTTCGCTTCAATGTGAATACTTGTACTAGGAAGACTGTATTTAATACTATTGTCTAGCAAGTTGAGAAAAACTTGGTAAATCCGGGCTTGATCTGCCTTAATCCAAAGATTTTCTGGGCCAGAATAAGAAAGAGACAGATGTTGACGCACTGCTAAGGGTTCTAGTGTTTCCCAAACCGATGTAATTAGCGATCGCAATTCTACAGCTTTGGCTTGCAATTGCATGTTTGGGTTTGCTTCCATTTGGGTGAGGTCTAGCCAGCTTTGCACCAAGTTAATCAGCCGGTCAACTTCTTGCATTAGGCGGTTAACCCAACGATTTAAAGGTGCTTCCAAGCGGGTTTGTAAAGTTTCCGCAACCAAGCGAATTGAGGTTAGTGGCGTTCTGAGTTCGTGTGCTAAATCAGAAAAATAGCGATCGCGTACTTGATTTATATCTAATAGGGGTTGACGATTTTCTAAAAATACTCCTACTTGTCCATTGGGTAAAGGCAAGCTAGATGCCCGCAAAGCCAAAGATTTTATTGTTGCCATCTCTGCTGCATCATCACAAGATGGA contains:
- the phoU gene encoding phosphate signaling complex protein PhoU encodes the protein MKAVHYSSNPQIPELARAIRRLERDVLRMGALVEQSFRLSHQALFARNLTAAEELPRLDKKIDRFYRQIESDCTAIMTLQAPTAQDLRCLSAFMQLVRDLERIGDYAEDLAEIAIKIFPYAPHPSMPDIEAMSLHAQSMLATSLKALGDLDEGGGRRLKHLDDTVDDAYDRVYQTLAQQRDVPGVVEPIVLLALAIRCLERMADHATNIGQRVSYIVTGQRS
- a CDS encoding sensor histidine kinase, which gives rise to MLLLGFFLGLAVGIGFWIWQQVQLNRYLGRLLGPLTSHSYKMGLLLIPGLRQKIAMVKQHQQDLQQSLQTYQDLLDFAPVGYLQVDEENQLLWCNQQAQEILYLHWKPEQVRLLLELVRSYELDHLIEQTRDLQKPQTGEWIFHPSCDDAAEMATIKSLALRASSLPLPNGQVGVFLENRQPLLDINQVRDRYFSDLAHELRTPLTSIRLVAETLQTRLEAPLNRWVNRLMQEVDRLINLVQSWLDLTQMEANPNMQLQAKAVELRSLITSVWETLEPLAVRQHLSLSYSGPENLWIKADQARIYQVFLNLLDNSIKYSLPSTSIHIEAKILSTKDNDVASPIIEINLIDSGVGFSEVDLPHVFERFYRGDKARTHSLQDGKSIGAIVGNGLGLAIVEQIILAHGGSIKAMNHPETGGAWMQLQFREVMANFLSQDYS